A stretch of Armatimonadota bacterium DNA encodes these proteins:
- a CDS encoding enoyl-CoA hydratase-related protein has translation MYPRPQSPERFGFEKILYTKGPGWARVTINRPEVLNALDFQTLTEMATAFQDASWDDAVGVLVLTGAGDRAFCTGADLREQERFLERPRDYWKWMGAFIEANERLRNLGKPTIARLNGMVVGGGNEFNLACDLAVAADDILLQHVGPARGSVPAAGATQWMPLLVGDRRAREVLFLCEPYTAQQALAWGWVNQVVPRAELDAAVDALIAKLLAKLPEVTRYTKQQLNFWRDLSWHLTVGHARDWLTLHAGAPETQEGLEAFRAKRPPDYAAIRRRLAAGASTEYPWGPATRTCPHCGAARLPQGFAYCGRCGHPLPPPGEGSGTGAGSAGGPPGAGSAGGLPGAGSPGGPPGAGWAGGAPPGPASPPA, from the coding sequence GTGTACCCCCGCCCCCAGTCGCCCGAGCGCTTCGGCTTCGAGAAGATCCTCTACACCAAGGGGCCGGGGTGGGCCCGCGTCACCATCAATCGCCCCGAGGTCCTCAACGCGCTGGACTTCCAGACGCTCACCGAGATGGCCACGGCCTTCCAGGACGCCTCCTGGGACGACGCCGTGGGGGTGCTCGTCCTCACCGGGGCAGGAGACCGCGCCTTCTGCACGGGCGCGGACCTGCGGGAGCAGGAGCGCTTCCTGGAGCGGCCGCGCGATTACTGGAAGTGGATGGGCGCCTTCATCGAGGCCAACGAGCGGCTGCGCAACCTGGGCAAGCCCACCATCGCCCGCCTCAACGGCATGGTCGTCGGCGGCGGCAACGAGTTCAACCTGGCCTGCGACCTGGCCGTGGCCGCCGACGACATCCTCCTGCAGCACGTGGGGCCGGCGCGCGGCAGCGTCCCGGCGGCGGGGGCGACCCAGTGGATGCCGCTGCTGGTGGGGGACCGGCGCGCCCGGGAGGTGCTCTTCCTGTGCGAGCCGTACACGGCGCAGCAGGCGCTGGCCTGGGGGTGGGTGAACCAGGTCGTCCCGCGGGCGGAGCTGGACGCCGCCGTCGACGCGCTCATCGCCAAGCTGCTGGCCAAGCTCCCGGAGGTCACCCGCTACACGAAGCAGCAGCTCAACTTCTGGCGCGACCTCTCCTGGCACCTCACGGTGGGGCACGCCCGCGACTGGCTGACGCTGCACGCGGGCGCACCGGAGACGCAGGAGGGCCTGGAGGCCTTCCGCGCCAAGCGGCCGCCCGACTACGCCGCCATCCGCCGGCGTCTGGCCGCGGGGGCGTCCACGGAGTACCCCTGGGGCCCGGCCACCCGCACCTGCCCCCACTGCGGCGCTGCGCGCCTCCCGCAGGGGTTCGCCTACTGCGGCCGGTGCGGGCACCCCCTGCCGCCGCCCGGTGAGGGGTCCGGCACGGGCGCGGGGTCCGCGGGGGGCCCGCCCGGGGCGGGATCGGCGGGAGGCCTGCCCGGAGCGGGATCGCCCGGAGGCCCGCCCGGGGCGGGGTGGGCGGGCGGCGCACCTCCGGGCCCGGCCAGCCCGCCTGCCTGA
- a CDS encoding enoyl-CoA hydratase-related protein: MEFQHLIVTREDAVAVVRLNRPDVLNALSQAVMDELVAALEALDRDEAVRCIVLTGGPRAFAAGADIREFEGATPVTMLQGYRFQQWERIRQVSKPLIAAVQGFALGGGNELAMLCDMIIAGEGARFGQPEINLGLMPGAGGTQRLTRAVGKARAMELVLTGRHLTAREAEAAGLVTRVVPDELVLDEALRLAREIAGKAPVAVRLAKAAVLKAFDTHLEGGLDYERKCFYLLFATEDHREGVAAFLQKRPPQFQGR; this comes from the coding sequence ATGGAGTTCCAGCACCTCATCGTCACGCGCGAGGACGCCGTGGCCGTCGTGCGGCTCAACCGGCCCGACGTCCTCAACGCCCTCAGCCAGGCGGTGATGGACGAGCTTGTCGCCGCCCTGGAGGCCCTCGACCGGGACGAGGCCGTACGCTGCATCGTCCTCACCGGCGGCCCGCGGGCGTTCGCCGCCGGGGCCGACATCCGCGAGTTCGAGGGCGCCACCCCGGTGACGATGCTGCAGGGCTACCGCTTCCAGCAGTGGGAGCGCATCCGCCAGGTCAGCAAGCCCCTCATCGCCGCGGTGCAGGGGTTTGCGCTGGGGGGCGGCAACGAGCTGGCGATGCTGTGCGACATGATCATCGCCGGGGAGGGCGCCCGCTTCGGCCAGCCGGAGATCAACCTGGGGCTGATGCCGGGCGCCGGGGGGACGCAGCGGCTCACCCGCGCCGTCGGGAAGGCGCGGGCGATGGAGCTCGTCCTCACCGGGCGCCACCTCACCGCCCGGGAGGCGGAGGCGGCGGGCCTGGTGACGCGGGTGGTCCCGGACGAGCTGGTGCTGGACGAGGCGCTGCGCCTGGCCCGGGAGATCGCCGGCAAAGCCCCGGTGGCGGTGCGCCTGGCCAAGGCGGCGGTGCTCAAGGCCTTCGACACCCACCTGGAGGGCGGGCTGGACTACGAGCGCAAGTGCTTCTACCTGCTCTTCGCCACCGAGGACCACCGCGAGGGGGTGGCGGCCTTCCTGCAGAAGCGCCCGCCGCAGTTCCAGGGGCGGTAG
- a CDS encoding enoyl-CoA hydratase-related protein: MAEPAYETVQVTVEEGILLCTLNRPDVLNAVNDRMSEELHEVLRRAERDAAVRCVVLTGAGRGFCSGQDLRDRRGVGEVSYGDSLRRRYNPIVVRLATMEKPTIAAVNGVAAGAGCNLALACDLRVASERAAFIEVFARVGLIPDSGGTWFLPRLVGLGKAFELAYLAEPLDAQEALRLGLVNRVVPHEALLPETLAWARRLARGPTRAYALAKRGLRFAQTAPLEQALEYEAYLQEVAGRTADHREGVAAFLEKRPPRYTGA; this comes from the coding sequence ATGGCCGAGCCCGCATACGAGACGGTGCAGGTGACGGTGGAGGAGGGGATCCTCCTCTGCACGCTGAACCGCCCCGACGTGCTGAACGCCGTGAACGACCGCATGAGCGAGGAGCTGCACGAGGTGCTGCGGCGGGCCGAGCGGGACGCGGCGGTGCGCTGCGTGGTGCTCACCGGCGCCGGTCGCGGCTTCTGCTCGGGACAGGACCTGCGGGACCGGCGGGGGGTGGGGGAGGTCTCCTACGGCGACTCGCTGCGCCGGCGCTACAACCCGATCGTGGTGCGCCTGGCCACCATGGAGAAGCCCACCATCGCCGCCGTGAACGGGGTCGCGGCGGGGGCCGGGTGCAACCTGGCCCTGGCGTGCGACCTGCGCGTGGCCAGCGAGCGCGCCGCGTTCATCGAGGTCTTCGCCCGCGTCGGCCTCATCCCCGACTCCGGCGGCACCTGGTTCCTGCCGCGGCTCGTCGGGCTGGGCAAGGCCTTCGAGCTGGCCTACCTGGCGGAGCCGCTGGACGCCCAGGAGGCGCTGCGGCTGGGGCTAGTGAACCGGGTGGTGCCCCACGAGGCGTTGCTGCCGGAAACCCTGGCGTGGGCGCGCCGGCTGGCGAGGGGTCCCACCCGGGCCTACGCCCTGGCCAAGCGCGGCCTGCGCTTTGCGCAGACCGCGCCGCTGGAGCAGGCGCTCGAGTACGAAGCCTACCTCCAGGAGGTCGCCGGGCGCACCGCCGATCACCGCGAGGGCGTGGCGGCCTTCCTGGAGAAGCGGCCGCCCCGCTACACTGGCGCCTGA
- a CDS encoding 3-hydroxyacyl-CoA dehydrogenase: MDGTVVRRLGVVGAGTMGAGIAEVGVRRGIPTVLCDVAAPILQRARDRLQAALDRDVERGRLTRADAEAALQRLTVTVDLADLAACDLVVEAVPEDLALKRELFTRLDAVVPPPAILASNTSSLSITALAGATTHPQRVLGLHFFNPAPVMALVEVVPGRTTDPAVVARARQAVAALGKTPVEVQDTPGFIVNRIARPFYVEAVRLLAEQTAPVAVIDRIMRRAGGFRMGPFELLDLIGLDVNLAVTRSLYEATFHEPRFRPHPIQQRMVDAGLLGRKTGRGFYTYGEGAESGGGGEAGVPALPAAVERQAAAMRRIAVAGEGALAEAIVRAAEGAGLVVARGVPAEGPLDAVVDVEVAPAAKAAVMAAADRAGDPLRLTLALATSATAMAARSAAPHRVVGFATLPPWEARPLVEVLPALQSAPAAVEAALALLARLGKETALVRDGVAGVFPRIAAMLVNEALFALGEGVATAEAIDTAMRLGMNFPAGPLALADSVGPPLVLAVLDGLHADLGEDRYRAAPLLRRVVAAGRGVLEGAGRRPAPDAGPRL, from the coding sequence ATGGACGGGACGGTGGTGCGGCGCCTGGGCGTCGTCGGCGCCGGCACCATGGGAGCGGGGATCGCCGAGGTCGGGGTGCGCCGCGGGATCCCCACGGTGCTCTGCGACGTGGCAGCACCGATCCTGCAACGCGCCCGCGACCGCCTCCAGGCCGCCCTGGACCGGGACGTCGAGCGGGGGCGGCTCACGCGGGCCGACGCGGAGGCGGCGCTCCAGCGCCTCACCGTCACCGTCGACCTGGCCGACCTGGCGGCGTGCGACCTGGTCGTCGAGGCGGTCCCCGAGGACCTGGCCCTGAAGCGCGAGCTCTTCACCCGCCTCGATGCCGTCGTGCCGCCTCCGGCGATCCTGGCCTCCAACACCTCCTCGCTCTCCATCACCGCCCTCGCCGGCGCCACCACCCACCCCCAGCGCGTCCTGGGACTGCACTTCTTCAACCCCGCGCCGGTCATGGCGCTGGTCGAGGTGGTGCCGGGCCGTACCACCGACCCGGCGGTCGTGGCGCGGGCGCGGCAGGCCGTCGCGGCGCTGGGCAAGACGCCGGTGGAGGTCCAGGATACGCCCGGCTTCATCGTCAACCGCATCGCCCGCCCCTTCTACGTGGAGGCCGTGCGCCTGCTGGCGGAGCAGACCGCGCCGGTGGCGGTGATCGACCGGATCATGCGCCGCGCCGGGGGTTTCCGCATGGGCCCCTTCGAGCTGCTCGACCTCATCGGCCTGGACGTGAACCTGGCGGTGACGCGCTCGCTGTACGAGGCGACCTTCCACGAGCCGCGCTTCCGGCCCCACCCCATCCAGCAGCGCATGGTGGACGCGGGGCTGCTAGGACGCAAGACGGGGCGGGGCTTCTACACGTACGGCGAGGGGGCGGAGAGCGGCGGAGGTGGCGAGGCGGGGGTCCCGGCGCTGCCGGCGGCGGTGGAGCGGCAGGCCGCGGCGATGCGCCGTATCGCGGTGGCCGGGGAGGGCGCGCTCGCCGAGGCGATCGTCCGGGCCGCCGAAGGCGCCGGCCTGGTGGTGGCGCGCGGGGTGCCGGCGGAGGGCCCCCTGGACGCGGTGGTGGACGTGGAGGTGGCGCCAGCGGCCAAGGCGGCGGTGATGGCGGCGGCGGACCGGGCCGGCGACCCGCTGCGGCTCACCCTGGCCCTGGCGACTTCGGCCACCGCCATGGCCGCGCGCTCGGCGGCGCCGCACCGGGTTGTGGGCTTCGCCACGCTCCCGCCGTGGGAGGCGCGCCCGCTCGTGGAGGTGCTCCCGGCGCTGCAGAGCGCCCCCGCCGCGGTGGAGGCGGCCCTGGCTCTGCTGGCCCGCCTGGGCAAGGAGACCGCCCTGGTGCGCGACGGGGTCGCCGGGGTCTTCCCGCGCATCGCGGCCATGCTGGTGAACGAGGCGCTCTTCGCCCTGGGCGAGGGCGTGGCCACCGCGGAGGCCATCGACACGGCCATGCGGTTGGGGATGAACTTCCCTGCGGGGCCGCTCGCCCTGGCGGACAGCGTGGGGCCGCCCCTCGTGCTGGCCGTCCTGGATGGGCTGCACGCCGACCTGGGGGAAGACCGCTACCGGGCGGCCCCGCTGCTGCGGCGCGTGGTGGCGGCCGGCCGCGGCGTCCTTGAGGGGGCGGGGCGCCGACCTGCCCCCGATGCGGGCCCGCGGCTATGA